ACCTTAGCCCGCCATGGCGAAACACCGGTAGATGATTTCTTCAAAGCTATTGCTGATATGGATGAAGTTCTGGAATGCCACCACATAACTGGTGAAGGTGATTTTTTATTAAAGATAGCCACACGGGACATTCCCCATTATGATGAGTTGATTCTCCATGGATTGTCCGCCCTTACCAATGTGGAACATTTGAAAACTTCTGTCGTCCTTTCCACTTTTAAACACCAAACCAGGCTACCAATCTAATATGGCGCTCGTTCCATCCTATATCCAGAATCTCGCCAATTATGTCCCCGGGAAACCCATTGAAGAGGTCCAACGAGAATTAGGGTTGGATCATGTGGATAAATTAGCATCCAATGAAAATTCGTTGGGACCATCCCCAAAAGCAATCGAAGCAATGGAGAAATCTTTATCAGGTCTTCATCGTTATCCTGATGTTTCCGGTTTTGAACTAAGAACCAAACTGGCCAACCGATTCAATATAAAAATAGAAAATGTGATCTTAGGTGGTGGCAGTGAAGGTATTATGTCCACTATTATGCGGACATTTTTACTCAGCGATGACGAATTGGTTTCAGCCGCAAACTCATTCATCGGTTTCCGCGTTTTGGCCAATGCCTCCGGGCGAAAGGTCCACTGGGTACCCATGAAAAACCATCGTTATGACTTGGAAGCTATGGCAAAAAAAGTTACAGACTATACCAAAATCATTTATATTGCCAATCCCGATAATCCCATGGGGACTTACATAACCCGGGAAGAATTTGACGAATTTTATACACATATCCCGGCACGAGTCCTTATCATATTAGACGAAGCTTATTATGAATTCGCCCAGTCCAAAACAGACTTCCCAGACTCCATGGCCTATCGCTATGATAATGTCATTACATTGCGGACATTTTCAAAAGCATACGGGTTGGCGGGATTGCGGATTGGCTATGGCTTTGCACACAAAGAACTCATTCGCAACCTGATGAAAGTAAAAGAACCATTTTCACCTTCGCTTATCGCTCACATTGCCGGTTCAGCCGCCATGAATGATGATGAATTTTTAAGTAGAACATTGGCCATTAATGAAGCAGGATATACATTTTTGAAAGACCAACTCACATCCTTGGGAATTGAAACTGTCCCGTCTGTTGCCAATTTTATTACCACTATATGGCTGTCTCAAGAACAGGCGAAAGAAGTTACCCAATCCTTGCTAAACAAAGGCGTCATTGTGAGAAACCTAAAGGCATTCGGATGGCCCAATTGTATCCGTATATCCATCGGTACCGCCGAAGAAAACGGCCGATTTATTCAGGCTCTAAAATCAATTCTATAAATTTGAGGATATTATGAATAATTATAAAATTAACGCATTTGACCACTGTGAACTGTATGTGAGCAATGCCAAGCAGGCGGCCCATTATTACCGTAGCTGTCTCGGATTTCAGCCCATTGGTTATAAAGGGCTTGAAACGGGTAGCCGTGATAAAGTCAGTTATGTGATGAAACAGAATCAAGTTCGATTTGTGTTGAGTTCTCCCTTGAGCCCAGGAACAGAAATGGGCCTCCACATTGATAAGCATGGGGATGGAGTAAAGGATGTTTCTTTCTCTGTAGATAATGCAGAAAATGCATGGAAGGAAACCACTTCTCGAGGGGCTGAAAGTGTAAGTAAACCAAAATTGATCGAGGATGAAAAAGGTGAAGCAGTCGTTGCCACCATCAAAACTTATGGCGATACCACCCATACTTTTGTTGAGCGAAATAATTATAATGGAGTCTTTCTTCCCGGCTACGAAGTGATGGATGTGGATATGGTTGCAGACCCAGTAGGCATCGTCCATATTGATCATGTGGTGGGGAATCAACCTGATGGCGTTATGCAACCAGTTTGTGATTTTTATGAAAAGGTATTTGGCTGGCATCGGTTTTGGTCCGTGGATGACAAGGATGTCTCCACCGAATACACCTCTCTCCGTTCAGTCGTAATGGCCAATGAAAATGAAAAAATTAAAATGCCCATTAACGAGCCGGCGGATGGATTAAAAAAATCCCAGATCCAAGAATTTGTAGATTTCTATGAAGGGGCAGGCGTTCAACACATTGCCATGTCGTCCCGGGATATCATAGAGACTGTCAAAAAATTAAGAGCCAAAGGAGTTGACTTTTTACCCACACCTCAATCCTATTATGATACCCTTATAGAAAGGGTTGGCGAATTTGAAGAGGATATCAAAATCCTCGCTGAATTGGGTATTTTAGTAGATGCAGATGAAAACGGATATATGCTCCAGATATTCACCAAACCGATCCAGGATCGCCCCACCTTGTTTTACGAAATCATTCAGCGGAAAGGATCCAACAGCTTTGGTAAAGGTAATTTTAAAGCCCTTTTTGAATCCATCGAAAGAGAACAGGCCCTTCGCGGTAACCTATAAATTTTGAAACAATAATGAAATTCATTACTTACTCAGAAAATAATAATACCGAACACCGATTCGGGTTTAAGATTGAGGACAGGATTGTAGATGTCACGCGCGCAGCGAAGTGGATTAACCAAAATAATGGGAATGATATATTTCTTTCCCTTCCAAGTTCCTTGAAAGAAACCCTTTCGAATTGGGATCAGAATTTTTCTCTTTTGAAAAAATTAGATTTCGAAGTTTCTAAAGGTGACTTGGATGCATTATCCCAAGCTGAATCTGATTTGGTCATTTTACCTCCCATTCCCGACCCACCGTCATTCCGAGATTTTTATGCATTTGAGCAACACGTCCTTTCTGCACGAAAACTCCGTGGACTAGACATGAATCCCGATTGGTACAAATTAGCCATATTCTATTTTTCCAATCCTAATTGCGGTTATGGTCATGGTGCAGAAATTCCATATCCTTTACAAACGACTGAGCTGGATTTTGAATTGGAGTTCGCCGTCATCATTGGTAACGGTGGTTCTAACATTAAAGCTGAAAATGCGGGTGAGGTGATTGCCGGTTATACTATTTTAAATGATTGGTCTTCTCGCAACCTCCAGCGTGAAGAAATGCCCATGAGTCTCGGGCCAGCAAAGGGTAAGGATTTTGCCTCAAGTTTTGGTCCATATATGGTAACTACCGACGAACTTGAAGATGCTTGGGGCGAAGATGGGAAACTCCACTTACGCATGACGTGTCATGTGAATGGTAAGAAAATTTCAGACGGAAATACAAACGACCTTTATCACTCTTTTGGTGAAATGATTGAACGGGCCAGCATGAATACAAAATTAGTCCCGGGAGAATATATCGGTTCAGGAACTGTTGGCACCGGCTGCATTTTAGAACTCCGTCCCGAAAATACCGGTGGTTGGATTGAAAAAGGTGATGTAGTTACATTAGAAGTTGAACGACTGGGAATTTTAGAGAATAAAATAGTGTAGGGGCGACTCCACGCCTAACGGCGGGTAAACATGACTAGCGCCTACTGAACTAACGAAAGATATTTAATGCCATTTTACCAATCCCGTGGACAATTACCTAAAAAACGCCACATTCAATTCAAGGATGTTGACGGCAATCTCTATTGGGAAGAACTCATTAGCCGAGAAGGATTCAGCCACATTCACTCCAATGTATATCATGCTCAGCCACCGACCACTGTTAATAAAGTTGGCAATCTTTCTCCACTCAAACTTGAAGCATGGGATCAGGAACACCGCCATCACCATATTAATACGCGAGGGCTAAAACATGATGGCGATGCCATTTCATCCCGTATTCCATTATTTTTTAATTCAGATGTAATCCTTTCTAAAGCTACAGCTTCAAATTCCATGGATTATCTCTATCGAAATGGAAATTATGACGAATGTATTTTTGTTCACGGCGGTGCTGGAAAACTCAAAACAAATTTTGGTTCATTAGAATTAAAGTATGGCGATTATGCCATTATCCCCCGTGGTGTTATCTGGCAATTGGATGTGTCCGAATCCATGGAATTATTCATTATAGAAACAGCAGGTCCGATTGAAACACCCAATCGCTATCGCAATAAACTTGGGCAATTATTAGAGCATTCCCCTTACAGTGAACGGGACATAAAAACACCGTCATTCGAAGCACCTAAAACCGAAGGCCCAATTGAAGTCAAAGTGCGATTAACCCAAGGAATTCAATCTTATGAATACAAAAACCATCCATTTGATATCGTTGGCTGGGACGGTTTTTATTTTCCATGGGTATTTAATGTGAATGACTTTATGCCTATTACTGGAAAGGTCCATCAACCACCACCAGTTCATCAAGCATTTCAAGCACCGGGATTGGTGATTTGCAATTTTGTTTCACGCCTTTTTGATTATCATCCCGAGGCAGTGCCGGCGCCCTATGCCCACAGCAATGTAGATTCTGATGAAATACTCTATTATGTAGAAGGTGATTTCATGAGCCGCAAAGGTGTTGAGCAAGGATCCATTACCTATCATCCCATGGGCTTGCCCCACGGCCCCCAACCTGGAAAAATTGAGGCATCATTAGGTGCCAAAGAAGCGAACGAAATCGCCGTAATGGTTGACACCTTTAAACCGTTAATGATGACAAAAGCAGCCGCAAAAATTGATGACGCTAATTATCCATATTCATGGCAGGATGAAAAATGATTATAGATCCAAAACAACAAGCATTTAAGGACAACTATAAACTAATGATTGGATCCATATTGCCGCGACCAATTGCATTTGTAGCTACCCGATCTAAAAATGGTGTAGATAATCTTGCTCCTTTTTCATTTTTTAATGGTGTGTGCTCAAATCCACCAACCATTTCTTTTTGTCCGGTGAGGCGTGGTGCCGATGGTGACATAAAAGATACTCTTAGAAATATTCGGGATACAAATGTCTTTGCATTGAATATTGTTAGTGAATCCTTCGCATCAGAAATGGTTACAACTGCGACAGAATTCCCGCCTGAAGTGAGTGAATTTGAAGTCTCGGGTCTTACGCCTGTTCCATGCGAAAAAATTGATGCTATGCGTGTAGGTGAGGCCAAAATATCATTTGAATGTGAATTAAATCAAATAATTGAAATTGGTGATGGAAGTCCAGGAAGTGGATTCCTTGTATTGGGCACTATTATACTTTTTCACGTGGATGATAATTTGTATGACAATGGCCGAATTGACCTAGAAAAGCTTCAACCAATCGGTCGTCTGGCAGGTGCCAATGGCTATTGTCGTATATCTGATCGTTTTGAAATTGAACGACAGATTCTACCCAAATAATGTCCCAAATTAAAGAACGCATATACCAAGCACAATGTTTGGGAAATGTGGAACCTATCGAACATATGGTTCCTTACCCTAACCTCCGGGCATTGGTGGATGGCCAAAATGTAAAGTACGGCGAAAAGATGGTTTATGCTGATTTAGGCCTCACATCGGATAAGGTCTACCGCATGGCCCAACAGACCGCCAATTGGCTGGTTGCTGAAGGGGTTAATCCCAAAGATCGAATTTTGATAGACCAACTTCCTTTTCCACAATGCGAGATTTTGGCTTTCGGAATCTGGACACTGGGAGCATCTGTCGTCCTCACCGGCGATGACGATCTTGATGGTGCAAAAAAATCCATGTCCCCATCATTTATCATTTCGGAAGAAACCGGTTACTTTGAAAAGATTGAGAAATTTCCCGAAGAACACGACCCCACTTTCAAACCGTTACTGGGCCACGAGGCAATGGTATTTTGGGATAAAGGAAAAGGCATTCAACTTAGCCATTATAATTTATTGGTAAATGCCAACGGCATCCAGCACGCCATTGATTTGTTTGAGAATCAAACTTACCACATTAGCATTACGCCAAATTCAATGGCCTGGGTAATTCTCCAAGCCATGCTGCCTCTATACACTGGAGCGCCACTTACTTCTGAAAATCCTCACATGACTTTGGGGATTGATGAAGTTGATTTTCGCATTCAATTTGAATGGGATAAACTTGTAGAAACTACACCGCCCTCTCTTTATGTCTGCAATGAGAATACGGCATTTATTTCAATGAATAAGACACCCATCCATTTAACAGCTATGGATGATGATACCTTCCCCAAAGCGATTACCGGTCACTCGGTTATGATGGGTTATTTGGACGATAAATTAAATGAAAAAGTATTTAAGGATGGTCATTTAAAGATTAATTGAATTTTTCCCACCACCTCCTCCTATACTTAAATAGGGGGAAATCGACTATAATTAATAGGTGTGTTCGTCCTATTTATTTTCAGTTTTTACTCGGAACCCGTTTTCAAAACTCTTCCTTTTTCAACTGGTTTCCGTTAAAAATCCACACAGCTTCGTTGAGTTTGTTGTATGATTCAATTTGTGCAAATGCCCCAAGAACTAAAGATCCTAAATAAATTGACATAGTAGCTTCATTTGGTCCTTCCCCTCCACCGGGGCCCATTATGGCAACACTAGCTAAAGGGCCGGCAAATATTAACCCTAGACTCACGATGCGCATAAATTTATATTTACTATATAATTCCGCTGAATCAGGATAGCGATTCAATTCTCCACCTATTGAAACCACTGAATATGAATTTCCGCCCATCATATATTTTGGCCCCAGAAATCCTTGTTGGAGATAAATAGTTTCATTGTAGTATTTTGAATCGAAGTCATCTCCCTGGGCAAAAAGAATATTTGAAAAAACAGCTATCACTAAAAAATATTGTATTGATTTCGTCATGATTTAACAAACCTCATTTTATTTGCCTATAATAAATTGACCCCACTGCCAAAAATGTAGGACGGCTGCAATCGCACCTCCTGTTACAAAGGCTCCCCCTAACCATTCTGTAATTTCGGGATATGGTCGTGAAATTTGAAATGATTGTGTAAATGTCCAAGCTTCCTCCGGTTTGGCCGCCAGGATTAAGGCAATGGATACATAATGAAATGTGTTAGCGAAAAGGTGGGTGGCATACTCTCCATTCGATAAGCCACCATATCGATCCCGGCTATGACCCTCAATCCGCACATCAATCGCCAGCAAAATTATATCAATGACACCGACAAAAACTCCTGCCATCATCATCCAGCCACCGAAATCATTTTGGAATAAACAATAGACTACTATGGGAAAAGCCACAGCGCGACATGTATGAATAATATGCTCAAGGATAGATTCCTTATAATTGGCCAACTTGTATTTATAATCATGGAAGTACAAGCCATCCACAATGGCCAGCAACCCAAAAAGAACCATAAATAGGGTTGCGGCAAAAATCAATTGTCGGTTTTCAGCTTATATTCATTCTGATAATACCGCCATCCGAAATAGGCAACGGCAATAAGTAATAACCACTGGGGCGCTTTCAAAAATCCATCTTCCGGGAAGGGTGAATCACCTCTAACAAATTCTTCAAAAAACCGGAATAAGCCATAGGCCGCCAAATACAATCGGAATGAACTACCGCGGACTTTATATGTGCCCCGTTTTTGCCACAAGAATCCGAACAATGCCAGATTGAAAATAATTTCATAAATGGGGGCAGGGTGAACGGCCAATGAAGCTATAGCTGTTTCGGGAATCACGCCTGTTACCATTTGGGTAAGATGAGCCATGGATCCTTCTGGATAAGTAATACCCCATGGCAATTCACAAGGCGTTCCAAAACAACATCCACCCAAAAGACACCCCACACGGCCAATAGCATGGCCAATAGGAATGGCGATAGCAAATGCATCCCCAGTAGAATGGGGATAACCAATTTTTTTCTTCACCAGTTCTACACCCATGAAGCCGCCGGCGATACCACCCAACACGGTCTTGCCCGCAAAATCAAAGGCGCGAATCCGCGCCGGCACTTCTTCAAATCCTGCAAAGAATACATTAAAAATGTATGAACCGATGACAGCCCCAATGATGGCGCCCACCATGACGAAGAGCATTTGTTCCAACTCCCAGCCCATGCGACGGAATTCGCGGTAAAAGAAGACGCCGCCGACGATCCATGCCAAGAGGAAAAAGACAGAATAGGAATCGATTATGAGGGATTCAGATTGATAAAGAATTGGAACCATATTACTTCAGAACTAAACCAATGTTACTAAGGTGTGAATTCCCCAACCCAAGAGCAATCCGGGAACAATATCCAATAATTGGTGCTGTTTCACCAATAAAGAACTGATGGCAATTGAGGCGATAAATACATAACTCCATATACCAATTGTTGGGAGTAAAACCAACCCCACGTAGGCTGCAACAGAATTGTGCATACTGGGAAAACAGTTACGGCCATTGTCTAAACCTTGGACGAATTTCAAATAGCGGGTAGATGTATTTTTAACTTCATATTCTCGATAGGATTGAGGCACGCGACAGGGAAAGATCATAAAACAAATGCACTGCGCCAAGAGGACCATAAGTCCACCAAAAATATGATAAAGGCCTTCTGACAATGAACTGATTTGAATCACCACCATTCCGATCATGATATAATAAATGAAGCTATAGGGCCAAATCCAAATAGGCCAAAAAGGAATATATTTATCTAATCCAATGGCCAAAGTGCGTGTTTTGAAAAAATAATTATTATTCTGAACCCAGAAAAATATCTGGTAAGCACCGAGGATAATTATGGCCGTAATACAAGTAAATACCACATAGTCAAACATTGGCATTGGGTTTTCACTGAATAACAATGCCATTCGGTAATAAATAATAGAAATGGCAAATGTTGATATGAGCATTAACAACATATATCCGGGACTAATTCTTTTATAAGGTGCGGAGGTTATTTGTGATTCCATAAGTATGTTGATTTTCCTTTTTACTAAATTACTATTAATTATTCAAATTTATTGAAGAACATTAGAATGAATCCAAGATTTCTTTTTTTCTAAAGACATATGCCTCATCCTTGGATCATTAACGGGATATCCGATAAATGGTCCCAATAGATTTTTCCCAAATCCAATTACCTGTTTTCTATAGATAATTCCCCCAACAGCGCCTAATGCCATCATTGCAATTATTCCGTTAGCATGGCCTTCATCATGCCCCCATTTTGGGAACAATGGCCAAAACATCCGCATTTTGGTGAAGTTTGGTTTTCGTTTTTATATCCCATTTTTTCACTGGTAGCTGCGTGGAGAAATCCGCCGCACATTATCAGTATATATAGGAAAAGTATTTTATGTTTCATCAATCTTTGATTTTATTATAGGCTGAAAAAGTAAAATCCCTGTGGCGATAAATCCCAGTAAAAAACCCAGCCAAAACCAGTTTCTCACATCATAACCTTTAAAATCCGCAATGAGTGCTGTGAGAAATGCAAAAAACAATCCGTATAGAATGAAGAGAATTACAAAATCCATGAAATGAAAAATCCTGCTGTAGTGAACAAAATGAAAATGGTTAAGAGATAAAAAACCAAAAGATCTTTTTTGAATATGCGTGTGAGTAATAGGAGGCTTGGGAGCCCCACCCCAGAAGCTGCCATCATGAAGGCGAAAACCAATCCTGTGTCCAGTCCTTTATCCAAGAACAATTCGCCAATGGGAATGAGCATGGCAATATCCGCATAAAGAATTCCGCCAGCGATGACCGATAGTGGAATAGCAAATACGGAGCCGGAAGTGAGTCCTAAGAATCCATCGGAAGGCTGCCATCCTTTTAAGCCAGTAGCAATGGCCGCGGCAATGATTATCACCGGGGCTAGACTTTTTAAAAATCCCACATACTGGCGATTCACTTCTGACCAGCGAAAGCCCTCATCTTCATTCACCATAAATATTTCAATAAGGGATGATTTGAAGCGTTCATTTCCCAAAATCATACCGCCAATTACGGCGATTGTAAAACAGACGGCGGCATAGATTAATGTTAACTGTCCGCCAAAGAGAGCATAAAACAAAATGAGGGCCGGCGGATTAATGGTGGGCGAGGCGATGAGAAAACTGATGGCGTAACCATGTTTAATATTATTATCTACCATACCGGAAAAAATGGGGACGGTGGTACATGAACAAAAGGGCGTAATAGCGCCGGCAAAGGCGCCTAAAATATATCCGCTGAATCCCATTTTGTTATGGAACCAGCGATCCAGTTTAATATCTGTGAAATAACCTTTCAGCCATACGGCAGTGAGAAAAACAAACCAATAAAGAAAAAGAAGACCAAAGATAAAAGATAAAAAATAAATCCAATCGAAATTCATTTTAGATGGTCTTCCAAATAGTTTAACATCTTTTTCTGCTGACTAAGCCAGCCTAAACGCGTTTCAATATTCACATATCGGACCCCATACCGCATGGCCGCCCAGGAAAGTGAGCCATCATCCTTCTTCGGTAATTTTTCTTGAAGGACCACATTGAATGGTGATTGGGCTAAAATATCATAATCCCCACGGTCGGTGCATATGAAAAAGTCTCGAGGATTTTGGTCTTTCTTAATGGAAATTTCATCACTCAAGGGAATCTCAGTTTTCATATTGTACCCCTGATAATTATTATGGAGAGCAATTAACAATCCGCCGTTTTGGGGTAGAATTTTTTCTAAAAAAGAATCCCGATCTCGATTAATCATTTCAAGTGTTTCGGCTTTTTTTGCCCGGGACCATTTTCGATTATATTTCTGGATATTGGCTTTAGCCCCTTCCACTGAAAAAATCCGGTTGGGATCAATGATGCCGCCGAAAAAATCTGCTTCTCTCACATTACCTTGAACCAAAAAAGCTCTCCCTTCATTATTTTTCATGTGGTTTTCTAAAGACATCCGTGCCGTCTGTTCGTCGCCGTGGAGCCAAATGTATCTCCGATCGCCATCGCCATTTTGGATAATTTTAAATTTTATCCCTGCTATTTGGACTGAATCATATCCTTCATGTATAAGACCGAAAAGACTGAAGAAGAGAAGAAATGTGATCAATATTAATTCCGTGCTCGATTATTGTTGTACAATCGTCCATTCCCCGGGGCCAATAACATATTCTATGGCATTCCCC
The nucleotide sequence above comes from Candidatus Neomarinimicrobiota bacterium. Encoded proteins:
- a CDS encoding Lrp/AsnC family transcriptional regulator — encoded protein: MHLDQTDKGILDELQSNARITNAALAKRVNLSPSSTLERVKKLEASGLIERYVTLLNSQKAGYTCMTFVEVTLARHGETPVDDFFKAIADMDEVLECHHITGEGDFLLKIATRDIPHYDELILHGLSALTNVEHLKTSVVLSTFKHQTRLPI
- a CDS encoding histidinol-phosphate transaminase; translated protein: MALVPSYIQNLANYVPGKPIEEVQRELGLDHVDKLASNENSLGPSPKAIEAMEKSLSGLHRYPDVSGFELRTKLANRFNIKIENVILGGGSEGIMSTIMRTFLLSDDELVSAANSFIGFRVLANASGRKVHWVPMKNHRYDLEAMAKKVTDYTKIIYIANPDNPMGTYITREEFDEFYTHIPARVLIILDEAYYEFAQSKTDFPDSMAYRYDNVITLRTFSKAYGLAGLRIGYGFAHKELIRNLMKVKEPFSPSLIAHIAGSAAMNDDEFLSRTLAINEAGYTFLKDQLTSLGIETVPSVANFITTIWLSQEQAKEVTQSLLNKGVIVRNLKAFGWPNCIRISIGTAEENGRFIQALKSIL
- the hppD gene encoding 4-hydroxyphenylpyruvate dioxygenase → MNNYKINAFDHCELYVSNAKQAAHYYRSCLGFQPIGYKGLETGSRDKVSYVMKQNQVRFVLSSPLSPGTEMGLHIDKHGDGVKDVSFSVDNAENAWKETTSRGAESVSKPKLIEDEKGEAVVATIKTYGDTTHTFVERNNYNGVFLPGYEVMDVDMVADPVGIVHIDHVVGNQPDGVMQPVCDFYEKVFGWHRFWSVDDKDVSTEYTSLRSVVMANENEKIKMPINEPADGLKKSQIQEFVDFYEGAGVQHIAMSSRDIIETVKKLRAKGVDFLPTPQSYYDTLIERVGEFEEDIKILAELGILVDADENGYMLQIFTKPIQDRPTLFYEIIQRKGSNSFGKGNFKALFESIEREQALRGNL
- a CDS encoding fumarylacetoacetate hydrolase family protein, which produces MKFITYSENNNTEHRFGFKIEDRIVDVTRAAKWINQNNGNDIFLSLPSSLKETLSNWDQNFSLLKKLDFEVSKGDLDALSQAESDLVILPPIPDPPSFRDFYAFEQHVLSARKLRGLDMNPDWYKLAIFYFSNPNCGYGHGAEIPYPLQTTELDFELEFAVIIGNGGSNIKAENAGEVIAGYTILNDWSSRNLQREEMPMSLGPAKGKDFASSFGPYMVTTDELEDAWGEDGKLHLRMTCHVNGKKISDGNTNDLYHSFGEMIERASMNTKLVPGEYIGSGTVGTGCILELRPENTGGWIEKGDVVTLEVERLGILENKIV
- a CDS encoding homogentisate 1,2-dioxygenase, whose protein sequence is MPFYQSRGQLPKKRHIQFKDVDGNLYWEELISREGFSHIHSNVYHAQPPTTVNKVGNLSPLKLEAWDQEHRHHHINTRGLKHDGDAISSRIPLFFNSDVILSKATASNSMDYLYRNGNYDECIFVHGGAGKLKTNFGSLELKYGDYAIIPRGVIWQLDVSESMELFIIETAGPIETPNRYRNKLGQLLEHSPYSERDIKTPSFEAPKTEGPIEVKVRLTQGIQSYEYKNHPFDIVGWDGFYFPWVFNVNDFMPITGKVHQPPPVHQAFQAPGLVICNFVSRLFDYHPEAVPAPYAHSNVDSDEILYYVEGDFMSRKGVEQGSITYHPMGLPHGPQPGKIEASLGAKEANEIAVMVDTFKPLMMTKAAAKIDDANYPYSWQDEK
- a CDS encoding flavin reductase family protein, with the protein product MIIDPKQQAFKDNYKLMIGSILPRPIAFVATRSKNGVDNLAPFSFFNGVCSNPPTISFCPVRRGADGDIKDTLRNIRDTNVFALNIVSESFASEMVTTATEFPPEVSEFEVSGLTPVPCEKIDAMRVGEAKISFECELNQIIEIGDGSPGSGFLVLGTIILFHVDDNLYDNGRIDLEKLQPIGRLAGANGYCRISDRFEIERQILPK